Proteins found in one Plasmodium knowlesi strain H genome assembly, chromosome: 12 genomic segment:
- a CDS encoding thioredoxin-like protein — MKRAEDKIYEEISNEEEYKKLFEEKNDILYIVDVYTKWCGPCLFTFEIINKIYKANFTFTESVKIVAVCAQNIASLKNYDNNSKPFYIILKNGEIIRQIQGCNTPHIFALIDEHLLGTKFK; from the coding sequence atgaaaagggctGAGGACAAAATTTACGAGGAAATTTCCAATGAAGAGGAGTATAAAAAACtgtttgaagaaaaaaatgacattctCTACATCGTAGACGTTTATACCAAGTGGTGCGGACCATGTCTCTTCACCTTTgaaattataaataaaatttacaagGCCAATTTTACCTTCACAGAAAGCGTAAAAATAGTAGCCGTCTGTGCGCAAAATATCGCCTcgttaaaaaattacgaTAACAATTCCAAGCCGTTTTATATAATactgaaaaatggagaaataatTCGCCAAATTCAGGGCTGCAACACGCCTCATATATTTGCGCTTATCGATGAGCACTTGTTGGGTACCAAATTCAAatga